The following coding sequences are from one Streptomyces venezuelae window:
- a CDS encoding PIN domain-containing protein, whose product MARRRLSHEGTLVLDSEGLSKLLADDEQVVALIAEARSRGMEVVISALAIIEAVHARTNKSRLNWVLSGLRVVPVGDEEARAASKLLTNAGLHGHKYAIDAAVAEAALRQHRPVVMLTSDIDDMAKLCGERVRLVAV is encoded by the coding sequence GTGGCCCGCCGCAGGCTGAGTCACGAGGGGACGTTGGTCCTCGACAGCGAGGGACTCTCGAAGCTGCTCGCCGACGACGAGCAGGTGGTGGCTCTGATCGCCGAGGCACGCTCGCGCGGCATGGAGGTCGTGATCAGTGCGCTCGCCATCATCGAAGCGGTCCATGCCCGTACGAACAAGTCCCGCCTGAATTGGGTGCTTTCCGGGCTGCGGGTCGTCCCGGTCGGTGACGAGGAGGCGAGGGCGGCCTCGAAGCTGCTGACGAATGCCGGGTTGCACGGGCACAAGTACGCGATCGATGCGGCGGTCGCCGAGGCGGCGCTGCGGCAGCACCGTCCCGTGGTCATGCTGACGTCCGATATCGACGACATGGCCAAGCTGTGCGGTGAGCGGGTCCGGCTCGTGGCGGTGTGA
- the rsgA gene encoding ribosome small subunit-dependent GTPase A yields MTEPEASHPLAAYGWNAGVEADFAPYAAKGLSPGRVVRVERGLCEVVTPAADGRSTVLLGSDPNPVAPRDPMWAVCAGDWVALDRDTEPPAIRALLPRRTAFVRSTSTKRSEGQVLAANVDHAVIAVSLAVELELERIERFLALAWECGAQPMVVMTKSDLVDDEQTLDHLASDIRGAAPNVPVLAVSARTGHGLDTLRSHVSHGTSVLLGQSGAGKSTLANVLVGEEIQEVRAARDSDGKGRHTTTRRDLLLLSGGGTLIDTPGLRGVGLWDAADGLAMLFSEIEELAASCRFHDCSHTSEPRCAVLAAVEEGEISRRRLESFRKLTAENEWIGERIDARQREQVRRDWKRGS; encoded by the coding sequence TTGACAGAGCCCGAGGCCTCTCACCCACTGGCCGCGTACGGCTGGAACGCCGGGGTCGAAGCCGATTTCGCTCCGTACGCCGCGAAGGGGCTGTCGCCCGGACGGGTCGTCAGGGTCGAACGCGGCCTCTGCGAGGTGGTGACCCCCGCCGCCGACGGACGCTCCACCGTGCTGCTCGGATCCGACCCGAACCCCGTCGCCCCCCGCGACCCCATGTGGGCCGTCTGCGCCGGCGACTGGGTCGCACTCGACCGCGACACCGAACCGCCCGCGATCCGCGCCCTGCTGCCCCGCCGCACCGCCTTCGTGCGCTCCACCTCGACGAAACGCTCCGAGGGCCAGGTCCTCGCGGCCAACGTCGATCACGCCGTCATCGCCGTGTCGCTCGCAGTGGAGCTCGAACTGGAGCGGATCGAACGCTTCCTGGCGCTGGCCTGGGAGTGCGGTGCGCAGCCGATGGTCGTCATGACGAAGTCCGACCTCGTCGACGACGAGCAGACCCTGGACCACCTCGCCTCGGACATCCGCGGCGCGGCCCCGAACGTACCGGTGCTCGCCGTCAGCGCACGGACGGGGCACGGCCTCGACACCCTGCGCTCGCACGTGTCGCACGGCACGTCCGTGCTGCTCGGCCAGTCGGGCGCGGGCAAGTCGACCCTCGCCAACGTACTGGTCGGCGAGGAGATCCAGGAGGTGAGGGCGGCCCGGGACAGCGACGGCAAGGGCCGGCACACCACGACCCGCAGGGACCTGCTCCTCCTGTCGGGCGGCGGCACCCTGATCGACACCCCCGGCCTGCGTGGCGTCGGCCTGTGGGACGCGGCGGACGGCCTGGCCATGCTCTTCTCGGAGATCGAGGAACTGGCCGCCTCCTGCCGCTTCCACGACTGCTCCCACACCTCGGAACCCCGGTGCGCGGTGCTGGCCGCGGTCGAGGAGGGCGAGATCTCCCGACGCCGCCTGGAGAGCTTCCGCAAACTGACCGCGGAGAACGAGTGGATCGGCGAACGCATCGACGCCCGCCAGCGCGAACAGGTACGCCGCGACTGGAAACGCGGGTCGTGA
- a CDS encoding ABC transporter substrate-binding protein, which yields MAGVGALVLTMSACGGGETQRTAADGGTFRFGLTEPAAIDPGLASETTGLIVSEVLFSGLYRVNPKGELEPRLATSASTNDDCTQWKFTIKGGTKFTNGETVDAESLIRGWNRTVSPALASDVSYHLDGIKGYEKVRSGKAKRMSGLTAPDATSLRVDLSASDCEFDKKTAHTAFSPIPEAAAKSDKEFADLPIGNGPFKMAGKWDHNKKISLVRNDAYGLKKAKLGGIDITLVNSQSMFDLEYQGFQTGIFDYAHVPPGQLSKAEAQYKPAGKWMSQDVNGMNYLLPITDQGPLKSRDARLAISYAIDRQAITKGLYKGYQRPASSIVPPALPKSYQDGLCTSCLKQDAAKAKAHAKKAGLKPGDELSLVFNTGVGHDQWIQAAAKQIEDTLGLKVKVKGTTFTEGLEKEQSAEATGLFRYSWGADYPTPDNYLYPLLHSNSIAKDKSGKVMGDNRSRYHNPEFDELVERGRATKDEKKRIAVYKQAEKVAMDDMALIPTFQRSEYRLADKKKFAGLDVLSFGESPYFEGIELRK from the coding sequence ATGGCAGGGGTGGGGGCCCTGGTTCTGACCATGTCGGCTTGCGGCGGCGGGGAGACCCAGCGGACCGCAGCCGACGGCGGGACCTTCCGCTTCGGCTTGACCGAACCGGCCGCGATCGACCCCGGTCTCGCGTCGGAGACAACGGGACTCATCGTCTCCGAGGTGCTGTTCTCCGGCCTGTACCGGGTCAATCCGAAGGGTGAACTCGAGCCGCGGCTCGCCACGTCGGCCAGCACGAACGACGACTGCACGCAGTGGAAGTTCACCATCAAGGGCGGCACGAAATTCACCAACGGTGAGACCGTCGACGCGGAATCCTTGATTCGTGGCTGGAACCGTACGGTGAGCCCGGCACTCGCCTCCGATGTCTCGTACCACCTCGACGGCATCAAGGGGTACGAAAAGGTCCGCAGCGGAAAAGCGAAGCGGATGAGCGGACTGACCGCACCCGACGCCACCTCGCTGCGGGTCGACCTCTCCGCGAGTGACTGTGAGTTCGACAAGAAGACGGCGCACACGGCCTTCAGCCCCATTCCCGAGGCGGCCGCGAAGAGCGACAAGGAGTTCGCGGACCTGCCCATCGGGAACGGGCCGTTCAAGATGGCGGGCAAGTGGGACCACAACAAGAAGATCTCCCTCGTCCGCAATGACGCCTATGGACTCAAGAAGGCGAAGCTCGGCGGGATCGACATCACGCTCGTCAACAGCCAGAGCATGTTCGACCTCGAGTACCAGGGCTTCCAGACGGGGATCTTCGACTACGCGCACGTGCCGCCGGGGCAGCTCTCCAAGGCCGAGGCGCAGTACAAGCCCGCCGGCAAGTGGATGTCCCAGGACGTCAACGGCATGAACTACCTCCTGCCGATCACCGACCAGGGGCCGCTCAAGAGCCGGGACGCCCGCCTCGCGATCTCGTACGCCATCGACCGGCAGGCCATCACCAAGGGCCTGTACAAGGGGTACCAGCGCCCGGCCTCGTCCATCGTCCCGCCCGCACTGCCGAAGTCGTACCAGGACGGGCTGTGCACGTCGTGCCTCAAGCAGGACGCCGCGAAGGCGAAGGCACACGCGAAGAAGGCGGGCCTGAAGCCGGGGGACGAACTGTCCCTCGTGTTCAACACCGGTGTCGGGCACGACCAGTGGATCCAGGCCGCGGCCAAGCAGATCGAGGACACCCTCGGGCTCAAGGTGAAGGTGAAGGGAACGACCTTCACGGAAGGGCTCGAGAAGGAACAGAGCGCCGAGGCCACCGGCCTGTTCCGTTACTCCTGGGGCGCCGACTACCCGACGCCGGACAACTATCTCTACCCCTTGCTGCACTCGAACTCGATCGCCAAGGACAAGTCCGGAAAGGTCATGGGCGACAACCGCAGCCGCTACCACAACCCCGAGTTCGACGAACTGGTGGAGCGGGGCCGTGCCACGAAGGACGAGAAGAAGCGCATCGCCGTCTACAAGCAGGCCGAGAAGGTCGCGATGGACGACATGGCGCTGATCCCCACCTTCCAGAGGTCCGAGTACCGGCTCGCGGACAAGAAGAAGTTCGCCGGCCTCGACGTCCTGTCGTTCGGTGAGAGCCCGTACTTCGAGGGGATCGAGCTGCGGAAGTAA
- a CDS encoding ABC transporter permease: MGRYIARRLGQMVLVLIGTTVVLFLCLFVLPGDPASSLAGGENAHDPVVVAELKERFGLGEPLYQQYFHYLVNLLSGDLGEDYVQRREVSEILAPKLLNTAQLALAAIVVNAVVGGTVGMIAALRRNSIWDVSATFVSTLAIGFPTFVIGFLLQKFFVVELGWFPLLSTGDLRSLVLPAVSLAIVDAALVARLMRGTMVEVMRADYIKTAVAKGLPPRVVLVRHVLRNSVIPVVTYLGISLGLLMGGALITEAIFNWDGVGLALVDAVRQQNNPIILGVVTYGVAVFVVLSMLVDLLCAALDPRIRES, encoded by the coding sequence ATGGGACGCTATATCGCCCGGCGCCTCGGACAGATGGTGCTCGTCCTCATCGGGACGACGGTGGTTCTCTTCCTCTGCCTCTTCGTGTTGCCGGGGGACCCGGCCAGCTCTCTCGCCGGCGGCGAGAACGCCCATGACCCGGTCGTCGTGGCCGAGTTGAAGGAGCGATTCGGCCTCGGCGAGCCGCTCTACCAGCAGTACTTCCACTATCTGGTCAACCTTCTCTCCGGCGACCTGGGCGAGGATTACGTACAGCGGCGTGAAGTGAGCGAGATTCTCGCGCCGAAGCTGCTGAACACCGCTCAGCTCGCCCTCGCCGCGATCGTGGTCAACGCCGTCGTCGGAGGGACGGTCGGCATGATCGCGGCCCTGCGGCGGAACAGCATCTGGGACGTCTCGGCGACGTTCGTCTCCACGCTGGCGATCGGCTTCCCCACGTTCGTCATCGGCTTCCTGCTGCAGAAGTTCTTCGTCGTCGAACTGGGGTGGTTCCCGCTGCTCAGCACCGGCGACCTCCGATCCCTGGTGCTGCCGGCGGTGAGTCTGGCCATCGTCGACGCGGCGCTCGTGGCCCGGCTCATGCGCGGAACCATGGTGGAGGTGATGCGGGCCGACTACATCAAGACGGCCGTCGCCAAGGGGTTGCCGCCCCGGGTCGTGCTGGTCCGGCACGTGCTGCGCAACTCCGTCATCCCCGTGGTCACGTATCTGGGCATCTCCCTCGGCCTGCTGATGGGTGGAGCCCTGATCACCGAGGCGATCTTCAACTGGGACGGAGTGGGCCTGGCCCTGGTCGACGCGGTCCGTCAGCAGAACAACCCCATCATCCTGGGGGTGGTGACGTACGGCGTCGCGGTGTTCGTCGTACTCAGCATGCTCGTGGACCTGCTCTGCGCGGCCCTCGATCCGCGCATCCGGGAAAGCTGA
- a CDS encoding ABC transporter permease: MSELIKSPVELPDVPSPARPRTAGGTAEQAGEETTAGPATSYWKVVCSTYLHNKLAVLGLVIVTVLALTAAFGPFLTPHDAYAQDLNNTMAGPSAEHWFGTDGLGRDLFARLVVGTRLALLIGLASIALTCGVGVLLGALAGYAGRWIDSVIMRTADVFLAFPLLVGAITIILVTGQGVWPVIVALALFSWATVARLLRSSILTVREADYVAAARALGAGHTRIVLRHILPNSISPVLIYAAFNTGTAIVGVASLSFLGIGVAPGVPEWGNILAEGRQFIGVSDHLWVFPSLAIILTVLGFVFVGDGLRDALDPKLR, translated from the coding sequence ATGAGTGAGCTGATCAAGAGTCCGGTCGAGCTCCCGGACGTCCCGTCACCGGCGCGCCCGCGCACCGCGGGCGGAACGGCGGAGCAGGCGGGTGAGGAGACGACCGCCGGGCCGGCGACGTCCTACTGGAAGGTCGTGTGCAGCACCTATCTGCACAACAAGCTTGCCGTGCTGGGCCTCGTCATCGTCACCGTCCTGGCCCTGACGGCCGCCTTCGGCCCCTTCCTGACACCGCACGACGCCTACGCGCAGGATCTGAACAACACGATGGCGGGGCCGTCGGCCGAGCACTGGTTCGGGACGGACGGACTGGGGCGTGACCTGTTCGCGCGGCTGGTCGTCGGCACACGTCTCGCCCTGCTGATCGGACTGGCATCCATCGCGCTGACCTGCGGCGTCGGCGTGCTGCTCGGAGCTCTCGCCGGATACGCGGGCCGCTGGATCGACTCTGTGATCATGCGGACGGCCGATGTCTTCCTGGCGTTTCCGCTGCTGGTCGGTGCGATCACCATCATCCTCGTGACCGGTCAGGGAGTCTGGCCGGTCATCGTCGCGCTGGCGCTGTTCTCCTGGGCGACGGTGGCTCGCCTGCTGCGCAGCTCGATCCTCACCGTCCGCGAGGCCGATTACGTCGCCGCGGCGCGCGCCTTGGGCGCCGGCCACACCCGGATCGTGCTGCGGCACATCCTGCCCAACTCGATCTCCCCGGTCCTCATCTACGCCGCGTTCAACACCGGAACCGCGATCGTCGGCGTGGCCTCCCTCTCCTTCCTCGGCATCGGAGTCGCACCCGGCGTCCCGGAGTGGGGGAACATCCTGGCCGAGGGTCGCCAGTTCATCGGCGTCAGCGATCACCTGTGGGTCTTCCCCAGTCTGGCGATCATCCTGACCGTGCTGGGCTTCGTCTTTGTCGGTGACGGGCTGCGCGACGCCCTTGACCCCAAGCTGCGCTGA
- a CDS encoding ABC transporter ATP-binding protein, whose amino-acid sequence MKTIFEKAPAPSPRGTDERGLPLLEVRDLHVEFTTRDGVTKAVNGVNYSVGAGETLAVLGESGSGKSVTAQAIMGILDMPPGKIPQGEILYRGQDMLKMSGEERRKIRGRKIAMIFQDALSALNPVLTVGFQLGEMFRVHQGLSKREARHKAVELMDRVRIPAAEERVGDYPHQFSGGMRQRVMIAMALALEPDLIIADEPTTALDVTVQAQVMDLLAELQREYDMGLILITHDLGVVADVADKIAVMYAGRIVETAPVHELYRSPAHPYTRGLLDSIPRLDQKGRELYAIKGLPPNLTRVPSGCAFHPRCPRAQDICRADVPVLLPVTERDGVAPAGRASACHFPEETIHG is encoded by the coding sequence GTGAAGACCATCTTTGAGAAGGCTCCCGCGCCGAGCCCGCGCGGCACGGACGAGAGGGGACTGCCCCTGCTCGAGGTCCGCGACCTGCACGTGGAGTTCACGACCCGGGACGGTGTGACCAAGGCCGTCAACGGCGTGAACTACAGCGTCGGCGCGGGTGAGACGCTCGCGGTGCTCGGTGAGTCGGGCTCCGGCAAGTCCGTGACCGCCCAGGCGATCATGGGCATCCTCGACATGCCGCCCGGCAAGATCCCGCAGGGCGAGATCCTCTACCGCGGTCAGGACATGCTGAAGATGAGCGGGGAGGAGCGCCGGAAGATCCGCGGCCGGAAGATCGCGATGATCTTCCAGGACGCGCTCTCCGCCCTGAACCCGGTCCTCACCGTCGGTTTCCAGCTCGGTGAGATGTTCCGGGTGCACCAGGGCTTGTCCAAGAGGGAAGCGAGGCACAAGGCCGTCGAGCTGATGGACCGGGTGCGGATTCCGGCGGCCGAGGAGCGGGTCGGCGACTATCCGCACCAGTTCTCCGGCGGTATGCGCCAGCGTGTCATGATCGCGATGGCGCTGGCCCTGGAGCCGGATCTGATCATCGCGGACGAGCCCACCACGGCGCTCGACGTGACGGTCCAGGCGCAGGTCATGGACCTGCTCGCGGAGCTCCAGCGCGAGTACGACATGGGCCTGATCCTGATCACGCACGACCTCGGCGTCGTCGCCGACGTGGCGGACAAGATCGCCGTCATGTACGCGGGCCGGATCGTCGAGACCGCTCCGGTGCACGAGCTGTACCGGAGCCCGGCGCATCCGTACACCCGTGGCCTTCTCGACTCGATCCCGCGCCTGGACCAGAAGGGCCGCGAGCTCTACGCGATCAAGGGGCTGCCGCCCAACCTCACGCGTGTGCCCAGTGGTTGTGCCTTTCACCCTCGCTGCCCGCGGGCGCAGGACATCTGTCGCGCGGACGTTCCGGTGCTGCTGCCGGTGACGGAGCGGGACGGCGTGGCACCGGCCGGCCGGGCCAGTGCGTGCCACTTCCCGGAGGAGACGATCCATGGCTGA
- a CDS encoding ABC transporter ATP-binding protein, giving the protein MAETSAERGEPILQVRNLVKHFPLTQGILFKRQIGAVKAVDGVSFDLYQGETLGIVGESGCGKSTVARLLMTLERATAGEVFYKGQDITKLSGRALKAVRRNIQMVFQDPYTSLNPRMTVGDIIGEPFEIHPEVAPKGSRRQKVQDLLDVVGLNPEYINRYPHQFSGGQRQRIGIARGLALNPEIIICDEPVSALDVSVQAQVINLMAKLQDEFNLSYLFIAHDLSIVRHISDRVGVMYLGKMAEIGSDEQIYEHPTHPYTQALLSAVPVPDPESREGRERIILTGDVPSPANPPSGCRFRTRCWKAEDKCAKEIPLLAIPERFKGQDTPAAHESACHFAEERTVLVSQGSGRATTGGSSA; this is encoded by the coding sequence ATGGCTGAGACGTCGGCCGAGCGTGGTGAGCCGATCCTGCAGGTCCGCAACCTGGTGAAGCACTTTCCTCTGACGCAGGGAATCCTGTTCAAGCGGCAGATCGGTGCGGTCAAGGCCGTCGACGGTGTCTCCTTCGACCTGTACCAGGGCGAGACGCTGGGCATCGTGGGCGAGTCCGGTTGTGGCAAGTCCACGGTCGCCAGACTGTTGATGACCCTGGAGCGGGCGACGGCGGGTGAGGTGTTCTACAAGGGTCAGGACATCACGAAGCTGTCCGGGCGGGCGTTGAAGGCGGTCCGCCGGAACATCCAGATGGTGTTCCAGGACCCGTACACGTCCCTCAACCCCCGTATGACGGTGGGTGACATCATCGGGGAGCCCTTCGAGATCCACCCGGAGGTGGCCCCGAAGGGTTCGCGCCGTCAGAAGGTCCAGGACCTCCTGGACGTGGTGGGTCTCAACCCGGAGTACATCAACCGCTACCCGCACCAGTTCTCGGGTGGTCAGCGTCAGCGCATCGGCATCGCGCGCGGTCTGGCCCTGAATCCTGAGATCATCATCTGCGACGAGCCGGTCTCGGCCCTGGACGTGTCCGTCCAGGCGCAGGTCATCAACCTGATGGCCAAGCTCCAGGACGAGTTCAACCTGTCCTACCTCTTCATCGCGCACGACCTGTCGATCGTCCGGCACATCTCGGACCGCGTGGGCGTGATGTACCTCGGGAAGATGGCGGAGATCGGCTCGGACGAGCAGATCTACGAGCACCCGACGCACCCGTACACGCAGGCCCTGCTGTCCGCGGTGCCGGTTCCGGACCCGGAGTCGCGTGAGGGGCGTGAGCGGATCATCCTCACCGGTGATGTGCCGTCCCCGGCGAATCCGCCGTCGGGCTGCCGCTTCCGCACGCGGTGCTGGAAGGCGGAGGACAAGTGCGCGAAGGAGATCCCGCTCCTGGCGATCCCCGAGCGTTTCAAGGGTCAGGACACCCCGGCGGCACACGAGTCGGCCTGCCACTTCGCCGAAGAGAGAACGGTTCTCGTCAGTCAGGGAAGTGGCCGTGCCACGACAGGAGGTTCATCCGCCTGA
- a CDS encoding response regulator: MPIDVLVCDQLPVVRNGISAILASEEGIRVIDSTDSGIHAMMIARTRRPHVIITSLDLVGISGLEMVKRLHEEKFSPAPQVVAFTMDDSDEVISAVLHAGVTGLLVKEVDRAELVSAVHSAAQGQMMLAPRVAERLVNWFRRQDSRPEGQLQPVAAALTPRERQVLSLIAKGLSTEQVAIDLAIGIATVRTHVYRLRNKLELKDRAQLVSFAYRSGVMQMSASAR, from the coding sequence ATGCCCATAGATGTTCTCGTCTGCGACCAATTGCCGGTCGTGCGGAACGGAATCAGTGCGATTCTGGCTTCCGAAGAAGGAATTCGGGTCATCGACTCAACCGATTCCGGCATACACGCGATGATGATTGCGCGTACGCGCCGTCCGCACGTCATCATCACCAGTCTCGACCTGGTGGGGATCTCCGGCCTGGAAATGGTCAAGCGACTCCACGAGGAGAAGTTCTCGCCCGCCCCTCAGGTCGTCGCCTTCACGATGGACGACAGCGACGAAGTGATCTCCGCGGTCCTGCACGCGGGGGTGACCGGTCTGCTCGTCAAGGAGGTGGACCGCGCCGAGCTGGTCTCGGCGGTCCACTCGGCGGCCCAAGGACAGATGATGCTGGCACCCAGGGTCGCCGAGCGGCTGGTCAACTGGTTCCGGCGGCAGGACAGCAGGCCCGAGGGTCAACTGCAGCCTGTCGCCGCCGCGTTGACGCCCCGGGAGCGCCAGGTGCTGTCGCTGATCGCGAAGGGCCTGTCGACGGAGCAGGTGGCCATCGATCTCGCCATCGGCATCGCCACCGTACGCACGCATGTCTACCGGCTGCGCAACAAACTCGAACTCAAGGACAGGGCCCAGCTGGTCTCGTTCGCCTACCGCTCCGGTGTGATGCAGATGTCGGCGTCCGCGCGGTGA